In Candidatus Cohnella colombiensis, one DNA window encodes the following:
- a CDS encoding response regulator, giving the protein MFKVLIVEDEEMIRKGLRYTFDWLKADCVVVDEASNGEEGLAKMKETQPDIVITDVNMPLLDGITMIEQSLSEVVCSYIIISGYDEFHLARKAIHLGVSEYLLKPLDQSQLLEALERAKSQVDLKKKFEMIKNSHVQLNDDVLSATLMNGLSKASKHVAKMIEYIQENYRDKISINDLVVKLGISATYLNQKFKEETSYTFNDFLIRYRIQKAMNQLKSGEGKVYMIALDVGYKDYKYFTSLFKKYVNCTPSQFQDYYR; this is encoded by the coding sequence ATGTTTAAAGTGCTCATTGTAGAAGATGAAGAGATGATTCGTAAAGGTCTTCGTTATACATTCGATTGGCTCAAAGCGGATTGCGTAGTTGTTGATGAAGCAAGCAATGGGGAAGAAGGCTTAGCGAAGATGAAAGAAACGCAGCCTGATATTGTCATTACCGATGTAAATATGCCATTGCTTGATGGGATTACGATGATTGAACAATCCCTTAGCGAAGTCGTTTGCAGTTATATTATAATTTCGGGGTATGATGAGTTTCACTTAGCTAGGAAGGCCATCCACTTGGGTGTAAGCGAATATCTTCTAAAACCACTTGATCAAAGTCAGTTGCTCGAAGCGTTGGAACGTGCAAAAAGTCAGGTTGATCTGAAGAAAAAATTTGAGATGATTAAAAATAGCCATGTTCAATTAAACGACGATGTATTAAGCGCGACTTTAATGAACGGTTTATCGAAAGCTTCTAAGCATGTCGCTAAGATGATCGAATATATACAAGAGAACTATCGGGATAAAATCAGCATCAACGATTTGGTTGTAAAGCTTGGAATTAGCGCGACTTACTTAAATCAGAAGTTCAAGGAAGAAACGAGCTACACCTTCAACGATTTTCTAATTCGCTACCGCATCCAGAAAGCGATGAATCAGCTAAAAAGCGGTGAAGGCAAAGTTTATATGATTGCCTTGGATGTCGGGTATAAGGATTACAAATATTTCACGAGCTTATTTAAAAAATATGTGAACTGTACACCAAGCCAATTCCAGGATTATTATCGGTGA
- a CDS encoding Gfo/Idh/MocA family oxidoreductase, which translates to MGVIGVGGMARYHIEQLNKVNGVSITALCDVNTTALNEVGGQLNVPESKRYQSIHNLIEDSEVDGILSVTPNDSHATIIKACIVAQKPLFAEKPMTRTLAEAAEVLELYKQQPIPFLINFSYRNGPAFQYARALVNEGKIGRINHLFVQYLQDWGATIKNTPLLWRFDEPITGTGTLGDLGSHMFDLAEYITGTQITDISAMLQTIVPERTDLLTGELMPVRVDDFACMNVKFNDGKVGVFQTSRNALGSQNQHELSLYGETGTLHISTLNDRELVWIYPNEDGNGTVTEKLDVPMEQGLNPWQEFADRIRGEKKPNSQFATLADGYRNQQLLEAVVQSHNRRAMISVDEI; encoded by the coding sequence ATTGGCGTAATTGGTGTAGGTGGAATGGCGCGTTATCATATTGAGCAATTGAATAAAGTGAATGGCGTCAGCATAACTGCATTATGTGATGTGAATACGACAGCGCTTAATGAAGTAGGTGGGCAGCTTAATGTTCCTGAAAGTAAGCGTTATCAGTCGATCCATAATCTGATTGAGGATTCAGAAGTTGATGGGATCCTGTCGGTTACTCCGAACGATTCGCATGCGACAATCATTAAAGCGTGTATCGTAGCACAAAAACCGTTATTTGCAGAAAAACCGATGACACGAACGCTTGCTGAAGCAGCTGAAGTGTTAGAGCTATACAAACAACAACCCATTCCATTCCTGATTAATTTCTCCTATCGGAATGGACCTGCGTTTCAATATGCGAGAGCGCTTGTTAACGAAGGGAAAATCGGTCGAATCAATCACCTGTTCGTTCAATATTTGCAGGATTGGGGCGCGACGATTAAAAACACCCCACTTTTGTGGAGATTCGATGAACCGATTACAGGAACAGGCACTTTAGGTGATCTAGGCTCACATATGTTCGATCTGGCAGAATATATTACGGGGACGCAAATTACCGATATTTCTGCAATGCTGCAAACGATCGTACCTGAACGCACCGATTTGCTTACTGGCGAACTTATGCCAGTCCGAGTAGATGATTTTGCCTGCATGAATGTAAAGTTCAACGATGGAAAAGTAGGTGTGTTCCAAACGTCACGCAACGCTCTTGGATCACAAAATCAGCATGAGCTCTCATTATATGGTGAAACGGGGACGCTGCATATTAGCACGTTGAACGACCGCGAATTGGTGTGGATTTATCCCAATGAAGACGGCAACGGGACAGTAACAGAGAAGCTTGATGTGCCTATGGAGCAAGGACTGAATCCTTGGCAAGAATTTGCAGATCGGATTCGAGGAGAGAAGAAGCCGAATTCCCAATTCGCAACACTTGCGGACGGCTATCGTAATCAACAATTGCTTGAAGCTGTCGTTCAATCGCATAACCGTAGAGCGATGATATCAGTTGATGAAATATAA
- a CDS encoding sporulation protein YjcZ, with amino-acid sequence MGYPVAGTGCGVGHHGMGAAAFALVLFVLLVIILKAGY; translated from the coding sequence ATGGGTTATCCAGTTGCAGGAACGGGTTGTGGAGTTGGTCATCACGGTATGGGTGCCGCTGCTTTTGCACTTGTATTATTCGTTCTTCTCGTTATTATCCTTAAAGCAGGTTACTAA
- a CDS encoding WGxxGxxG-CTERM domain-containing protein, translating to MRKLVMSSLLLGSLTMAASVPAFAESSSGTNYNVNETPRSGNVSTYNGPVGSNHSYTPYNTNTNRDGVYSTRNNANMNRDGVYPTRINDNTLRQNLYGQEPLRTYNVNNVRTNANRNMYRATATTTTTRGFSWGWLGLIGLFGLAGMRSRSRDDVR from the coding sequence TTGAGGAAGTTAGTCATGAGCTCGCTGTTATTAGGTAGCTTAACGATGGCCGCATCTGTCCCTGCATTCGCTGAAAGCAGTAGTGGTACAAATTACAATGTAAATGAAACACCTAGGAGCGGCAATGTATCCACGTACAATGGACCAGTCGGTTCGAATCATTCGTACACACCATACAATACGAATACGAACAGAGATGGGGTTTATTCTACACGTAATAATGCAAATATGAACAGAGATGGGGTTTATCCTACACGTATTAATGATAATACGCTGAGACAAAATCTGTATGGTCAAGAGCCGTTGAGAACCTATAACGTTAACAACGTTCGTACCAACGCCAATCGTAACATGTATAGAGCGACAGCTACAACTACGACTACAAGAGGATTTAGCTGGGGTTGGTTAGGTTTGATTGGCCTTTTCGGTTTAGCAGGTATGCGGAGCAGAAGTCGGGATGATGTAAGATAA
- a CDS encoding sensor histidine kinase, with product MKIRQSGLLQRILSPLNRMEGKLFIVFLFLIILPIGVLSYISAERYSKSIERNTVTYVSQISDKMISKLDDYMEDIKKIAIIPSYLDEIKLALKTSNRYYESLPLTTQTNEGTIRDLENNIGISNEEVQLFRRVEGSTYFLNNIKSNGSNSVYLFDRYGNYYFTTKSGGIRGDLTTVYPKWKELAYSEHGTPVLVSPQQVSGRAGTDYVFTVVREIIDTNFESIGMIAVDANIEVIANIVKDLDSATQGTTLIVDDTGKVVFDSEKKYLAQELDSSDLFIQASETEGSFHTDINGAPVLSIYKQSKNTGWKIFIAIPQNKLMADAIRIRNFTLASAIAIVAFALIISLIVIFTLTKPLRTLVRLMKKVQTGNLDVTFPVRSRDEVGLVGSAFNRMIIRVQSLIDDVYDAGQRKNEAELEALQNQINPHFIYNTLESIRMTAVINDDTEVSDMTQLLGKLLRYGMGSGTETVTLNNELEHLKMYLQLLNYRFGNRFVLQIPENAVDPELKVMKLLFQPIVENAVYHAMDESKPIMYIQLKYSQSDIDHIFEISDNGVGMDEETLTQLQKKLYDPQSRKTSNGRGIGLRNVHERLKLLFGNNYGIGISSELGIGTTVTVRFPINQQKGVNNNG from the coding sequence ATGAAAATACGACAATCAGGACTATTGCAACGCATTTTATCACCTTTAAATCGGATGGAAGGCAAGTTGTTTATTGTCTTTTTATTTTTGATTATTTTACCGATTGGGGTGCTTAGTTATATCTCTGCGGAGCGCTATTCAAAATCAATTGAACGCAACACCGTTACATATGTTTCACAGATATCGGATAAAATGATTAGCAAGCTGGATGATTATATGGAAGACATTAAAAAAATTGCAATCATTCCTTCTTATCTAGATGAGATTAAACTCGCGTTAAAGACGTCGAATCGTTATTACGAAAGCTTACCACTCACTACACAAACCAATGAGGGAACCATTCGAGATCTTGAGAATAACATTGGGATATCTAATGAAGAGGTTCAATTGTTTAGGCGTGTGGAGGGTAGCACCTATTTTTTGAATAATATTAAAAGTAACGGCTCAAATTCAGTTTATTTATTTGATCGATATGGTAATTATTACTTTACGACGAAGAGCGGTGGGATTCGGGGAGATTTAACTACTGTTTATCCTAAGTGGAAAGAGCTTGCCTACTCAGAGCATGGTACGCCAGTACTTGTAAGTCCTCAGCAAGTGAGTGGCCGCGCAGGTACAGATTATGTATTTACGGTCGTAAGAGAAATTATAGATACGAATTTCGAATCAATAGGGATGATCGCCGTTGATGCGAATATTGAGGTAATTGCCAACATCGTAAAGGATTTGGATAGCGCCACTCAGGGAACAACTTTAATTGTTGATGACACGGGTAAAGTTGTTTTTGACAGTGAGAAAAAGTATTTAGCGCAAGAGTTGGATTCAAGTGACCTATTTATTCAAGCATCAGAAACGGAAGGAAGTTTCCACACGGATATTAACGGCGCCCCAGTACTTTCCATATATAAACAGTCGAAAAATACAGGATGGAAAATTTTTATCGCGATTCCACAGAATAAGCTGATGGCCGACGCCATTCGAATACGGAATTTTACGTTAGCATCTGCGATCGCAATTGTCGCGTTTGCCTTAATAATATCACTTATCGTTATTTTCACTTTGACGAAGCCACTCCGAACATTGGTGCGATTGATGAAAAAGGTACAAACCGGTAATTTGGATGTTACATTTCCTGTTCGCAGTCGTGATGAAGTGGGGTTAGTAGGAAGCGCCTTTAATCGCATGATTATTCGAGTGCAATCATTAATCGATGATGTGTACGATGCGGGGCAACGGAAAAATGAAGCTGAGCTAGAGGCGCTACAAAATCAAATCAATCCTCACTTTATCTATAATACATTGGAATCCATACGCATGACTGCGGTTATTAATGATGATACTGAAGTAAGTGATATGACGCAGTTATTGGGGAAGCTTCTTCGGTATGGAATGGGCTCAGGTACAGAAACTGTGACCTTAAATAATGAGCTTGAACATTTGAAAATGTACTTACAGCTGTTGAATTATCGTTTCGGCAACCGATTTGTCCTCCAGATTCCTGAAAACGCTGTGGATCCGGAGCTTAAAGTGATGAAGCTATTATTCCAACCCATCGTAGAAAACGCGGTATATCATGCTATGGACGAGTCTAAGCCCATCATGTATATCCAGCTGAAATACTCACAATCAGACATTGATCATATATTCGAGATTTCAGATAACGGTGTAGGTATGGATGAGGAGACGCTTACTCAGCTACAGAAGAAGCTATATGATCCGCAATCACGAAAAACATCGAATGGGCGCGGAATAGGACTCCGTAACGTTCATGAGCGACTTAAGCTTCTATTTGGCAATAATTATGGTATTGGAATCAGTAGTGAGTTAGGCATTGGAACAACAGTCACAGTTCGATTTCCGATCAATCAGCAAAAAGGGGTAAACAATAATGGTTAA
- a CDS encoding response regulator has translation MVNVVVVDDEERIRQGLAKLITQAGDEFHVVGIFSSGMELLSQMDKLSFDLIITDIKMPKMTGLELIEKLQGSLRNFKVAIVSGFDDFSYARQALRYGVEEYLLKPVDKVELERLLYKVKADLDKNKLKQQLTHENHIRLLLYNDNELLPTHLKLEAGSALDFTPFFQKPYVVFVIRGNPKLTEKSIQDASMSLLTNWRMFEHEDQLTLIVGLNSSDHADRAREIGQTLLTRLPFGFEGRMGGSDVFTGTSWLRQAFRQAEFALQNAWYDEGRKIFVDYSHIPKKQSSLSHLIMLLDREFQEALTMLDYTRAQVAVERWFAECIALKPTWSELREGCETVLELLRRFGTQHTTINVNSEHIVSCDPVLHKDRQSFSLYFLNVVKDFLREMQETRQENRVVDTVKTYIMRHYTEELELNRLAEEVYLTPSYLSKLFKTEAGETITEFLISIRIDHAKELLREHKEYKTYEIGEKVGYPDPAYFNKVFKKVVGCTPKEFRDRVR, from the coding sequence ATGGTTAATGTTGTTGTTGTAGATGATGAAGAACGAATTCGACAAGGATTAGCAAAGCTAATTACGCAAGCTGGGGATGAATTTCATGTAGTTGGCATTTTCTCTAGTGGTATGGAGCTACTTTCACAAATGGATAAGCTATCGTTCGATCTTATCATTACCGATATTAAGATGCCGAAGATGACAGGACTTGAACTCATTGAGAAGCTTCAAGGGAGCTTGCGAAATTTCAAGGTAGCCATCGTTAGTGGCTTTGATGATTTTTCTTATGCCAGGCAAGCGCTACGATATGGTGTTGAAGAGTATTTGTTGAAACCAGTCGATAAAGTGGAGCTTGAGCGACTACTTTACAAAGTGAAAGCAGACTTAGACAAAAACAAGCTGAAGCAACAGCTGACACATGAAAATCACATTAGATTGTTGCTTTACAATGATAACGAACTTTTACCAACACATCTTAAACTTGAAGCGGGGAGTGCACTGGATTTTACCCCATTTTTTCAAAAACCGTATGTTGTTTTTGTTATTCGAGGCAATCCAAAGCTAACGGAGAAAAGTATTCAGGATGCGTCGATGAGCTTGCTGACAAATTGGCGTATGTTTGAACATGAAGATCAGCTAACTTTAATTGTAGGACTGAATAGTTCTGATCACGCTGATCGTGCAAGAGAAATCGGCCAAACGTTGCTCACTCGTCTCCCTTTCGGCTTCGAGGGAAGAATGGGTGGTAGTGATGTATTTACGGGAACTTCCTGGCTTCGACAAGCGTTCCGACAAGCGGAATTCGCTTTGCAAAATGCTTGGTATGATGAGGGCCGTAAAATTTTCGTAGATTACTCCCATATACCAAAGAAGCAAAGCTCATTGTCTCACCTCATTATGTTGCTCGATCGTGAATTTCAAGAAGCGTTGACGATGCTGGACTATACTCGCGCTCAAGTAGCAGTTGAACGTTGGTTTGCGGAATGTATTGCGCTAAAGCCGACTTGGAGCGAACTCCGAGAAGGTTGTGAGACCGTACTCGAATTGCTTCGCAGGTTCGGTACACAGCACACAACTATTAATGTAAATTCTGAACATATCGTTAGCTGTGATCCTGTATTACATAAAGATCGGCAATCATTTTCGTTATATTTTTTAAATGTAGTTAAGGACTTCCTGCGTGAAATGCAGGAAACGAGACAAGAAAACCGAGTTGTAGATACCGTAAAGACATATATTATGCGTCACTACACCGAGGAACTGGAATTGAATCGATTAGCTGAGGAGGTCTACTTAACTCCTAGTTATTTGAGCAAACTATTCAAGACTGAAGCGGGAGAGACAATTACTGAATTTCTCATTTCTATTCGAATAGATCATGCTAAAGAGCTGTTGAGAGAACATAAGGAATATAAGACCTATGAGATCGGAGAGAAGGTCGGCTACCCTGACCCGGCATACTTCAATAAAGTGTTTAAGAAGGTTGTTGGATGCACACCGAAAGAATTTCGTGATCGAGTTAGGTAA
- a CDS encoding sugar ABC transporter permease — translation MNFSYKTQRYLILFGFLTVPLMLLCAFALYPAAALFYFSLTNWDGLGFDQQWVGLANYKEVFTRPDIFAGFKNNMYYFVGGLLQTSIAMYFAVILNSRLKGRYVFRVLLFLPYVLHSVATVIMFKNVYHAEYGSLNVFLNAIGLESWQQMWLGNPQLVNFSLAFISMWKYFGLSMVIFIGALQSIPNDLYEASKIDGAGSWQTFRYITLPSLRRVIELMLVLTLTGALEAFDIPYIMMLGANGTSTFVINTVDMAFKFENFGLASAMAVVLLFIVLFFIVIQRKVLFRGDN, via the coding sequence TTGAATTTTAGCTACAAGACGCAGAGATATTTGATACTGTTCGGATTTCTCACAGTTCCGCTAATGCTATTGTGCGCCTTCGCACTTTATCCGGCTGCAGCACTTTTTTATTTTTCCCTAACAAACTGGGATGGATTGGGGTTTGACCAGCAATGGGTAGGCCTAGCCAACTATAAGGAAGTTTTCACGAGACCGGATATTTTTGCTGGATTCAAGAATAACATGTACTACTTTGTTGGGGGCTTACTCCAAACTTCGATTGCGATGTACTTTGCAGTTATTTTGAATAGCAGACTTAAAGGAAGATATGTATTCCGTGTGCTATTGTTCCTTCCATATGTTCTACATAGTGTCGCTACGGTCATTATGTTCAAGAATGTATACCATGCGGAATATGGTTCACTGAATGTGTTCCTAAATGCAATCGGATTGGAATCATGGCAGCAAATGTGGCTCGGTAATCCTCAACTCGTTAACTTCTCACTTGCATTTATTTCAATGTGGAAGTATTTCGGTCTGAGCATGGTAATTTTCATTGGGGCGTTACAATCGATCCCAAATGATCTATACGAAGCAAGTAAAATTGACGGTGCAGGCAGCTGGCAAACATTCCGCTATATTACGTTGCCAAGTTTGCGAAGGGTCATCGAGCTCATGCTCGTTCTAACTTTGACCGGTGCACTCGAAGCCTTCGATATTCCTTATATTATGATGCTAGGTGCCAACGGCACATCAACATTTGTAATTAATACAGTCGATATGGCGTTTAAGTTTGAGAACTTTGGATTAGCATCTGCAATGGCCGTCGTGCTCTTATTCATCGTATTGTTCTTCATCGTGATCCAAAGAAAAGTGCTGTTTAGGGGGGACAACTAG
- a CDS encoding carbohydrate ABC transporter permease, with protein MTPVSKPIQALKYLTLLVAVFIVFFPIYSVVVGAFKTKVEYYQSGLSLPESWLLFDNFKRVFEVGKLGLGFTNIGIILVVALVGNILIGTMVAYALGRFEFKLRTPILGLYLIAQVIPLVTTQVATFSLIKFLGVYNTIKAPMLLYLGADVLQIVIYLQFIQSIPRDLDESAMIEGASLFKIYRSIIFPLLGPATATLVILKSISIYNDFYIPFLYMPSQKLRVVSTAIYTFVGPNAAQMNVISAGIIIIFIPTVIIFLFMQRYIFAGVTNGAVK; from the coding sequence ATGACACCAGTATCGAAACCTATACAAGCGCTCAAATATCTCACGTTACTCGTTGCCGTATTTATCGTGTTCTTCCCAATTTACTCTGTCGTTGTTGGTGCTTTCAAGACAAAGGTTGAGTATTACCAATCGGGACTTAGCTTACCGGAAAGCTGGCTTTTGTTCGATAACTTTAAGCGAGTATTCGAAGTCGGTAAACTAGGCCTTGGTTTTACGAACATCGGAATTATATTAGTTGTGGCTCTAGTCGGTAACATTTTAATTGGTACGATGGTCGCCTATGCACTTGGTCGGTTCGAGTTCAAACTTCGGACACCAATTCTCGGATTATATTTGATCGCACAGGTTATTCCACTCGTTACAACACAAGTCGCAACATTCAGCTTGATTAAGTTTTTGGGTGTATATAATACCATTAAAGCGCCAATGCTACTTTACCTTGGTGCAGACGTATTGCAAATCGTAATCTACTTGCAGTTTATACAAAGCATACCGCGGGATCTCGATGAAAGTGCGATGATTGAAGGCGCGTCATTGTTTAAAATTTATCGCTCAATCATTTTCCCGTTACTCGGTCCTGCAACAGCTACACTCGTAATTTTGAAGTCAATTTCGATCTATAATGACTTCTATATTCCATTCTTGTATATGCCTTCGCAGAAGCTAAGAGTTGTATCGACAGCGATCTATACTTTTGTTGGACCGAATGCCGCCCAGATGAACGTCATTTCGGCAGGGATAATCATCATCTTTATACCGACTGTAATAATCTTCTTATTCATGCAACGCTATATTTTCGCTGGGGTGACGAACGGTGCAGTAAAATAA
- a CDS encoding LacI family DNA-binding transcriptional regulator, with protein MSKKITMQQIADHVGVSKFAVSKALSGKSGVSPDTREKIVLTATQLGYFSQKRQRPITMRTHMNKPTSSSRNTIIVLIPNVRDQTRQSSFWGRVIDGIVTGIEEHQLGMMIVTEHITENFTQLINPDAVLGLIGVGLISNQLLLEVRNQGIPFVLVDHEDSLIPSDVLFMNNYECVRRSTNYLLGNGHRNLQFVGNIRYSRSFYDRWLGYRSMLEEQHVELKQIPELLDFEGDNRSEMTEKLDVILRKLHQNNQLPTSFVCANDSIAICVMTVLMRLGINVPEQCSVSGFDNIEDASLSKPSLSTVHVNKEALGQRAVETLLWRIEHPSGPKEKILLAGELILRESTANRL; from the coding sequence ATGTCGAAGAAAATTACGATGCAGCAAATTGCGGACCATGTTGGCGTTTCGAAATTTGCTGTATCGAAAGCTTTATCAGGAAAATCGGGTGTAAGTCCAGACACACGAGAGAAGATCGTGCTGACTGCGACGCAGCTTGGGTATTTCTCACAGAAGCGACAACGGCCAATCACGATGCGAACACATATGAATAAACCGACTTCGAGCAGCCGGAATACAATTATTGTGTTGATCCCAAACGTTCGTGATCAGACGAGACAATCGAGCTTCTGGGGGCGAGTCATAGACGGGATTGTAACTGGAATTGAAGAGCATCAGCTTGGTATGATGATTGTCACCGAACATATTACGGAAAATTTCACACAGCTCATTAATCCAGATGCAGTGCTTGGATTAATCGGTGTTGGTCTCATATCGAATCAATTGCTACTTGAAGTTCGGAATCAGGGCATTCCTTTCGTACTCGTTGACCATGAGGATTCATTGATTCCTTCAGATGTGCTGTTCATGAACAATTATGAATGCGTACGTCGATCAACAAACTATCTATTAGGAAACGGTCATCGGAATCTACAATTTGTAGGTAACATCCGTTATTCACGCAGCTTCTACGATCGTTGGCTTGGTTATCGTTCGATGCTTGAAGAACAGCATGTCGAGTTGAAACAAATTCCAGAGCTACTCGATTTCGAGGGAGATAACCGGTCGGAAATGACAGAGAAGCTAGATGTAATATTGAGAAAACTACATCAGAATAATCAGTTGCCGACTTCGTTTGTTTGTGCGAATGATTCGATTGCAATTTGTGTTATGACTGTATTAATGCGGCTGGGAATTAATGTACCTGAACAATGCTCAGTGTCAGGCTTCGATAACATTGAGGACGCATCGCTTTCCAAACCAAGCTTGAGTACGGTTCATGTAAATAAAGAAGCACTTGGACAACGTGCAGTTGAAACACTATTGTGGCGTATTGAACACCCAAGTGGACCGAAAGAGAAAATATTACTCGCTGGTGAATTGATTTTGCGTGAATCAACAGCAAATCGACTTTAA
- a CDS encoding 1,4-beta-xylanase, with protein MNLKNWSEVVNGMTWGWTGIRGTWGGQEAEASMQKMRDTGVNWVAIALGALQETAQSTTIPYQDEPTVTDDEVRWAIRQAKSLGMKVCMKPVVNVANGTWRAHISFFQDEVPGEPSWGEWFASYTEFIVHYAKIAEQEGCEMLCVGCEMVQTDSRDAEWRALIAKVRTVYSGLITYNCDKYQEGRVGWWDAVDIISSSGYYPIDEWEFHLDRIENVLKKWDMPFFFMEGGCPSRVGSSLKPNDWSLPGGPSEEEQERYYKVMFEACSKRDWMRGYMLWDWPAKLYDKKDAAQNSDYCMYGKKAEAVVRNYYNSRI; from the coding sequence ATGAACTTGAAAAACTGGTCAGAGGTTGTTAACGGAATGACTTGGGGTTGGACGGGTATTCGTGGGACATGGGGTGGACAAGAAGCTGAAGCTTCGATGCAAAAGATGCGAGACACAGGAGTAAACTGGGTAGCAATCGCACTTGGCGCTTTACAGGAAACGGCTCAATCAACGACAATACCGTATCAAGACGAACCCACGGTTACAGACGATGAGGTAAGATGGGCAATCAGACAAGCGAAATCACTCGGTATGAAGGTGTGTATGAAGCCTGTTGTCAATGTCGCTAACGGCACATGGAGAGCACATATTAGCTTCTTTCAAGATGAAGTACCAGGTGAGCCGAGCTGGGGAGAATGGTTCGCATCGTATACTGAATTTATAGTTCATTATGCGAAGATCGCGGAGCAGGAAGGCTGTGAGATGCTCTGTGTCGGATGCGAGATGGTGCAAACGGATTCTCGTGATGCAGAATGGCGAGCGTTGATTGCCAAGGTACGCACTGTTTATAGTGGGTTAATTACTTACAACTGCGACAAGTATCAAGAAGGTCGAGTCGGTTGGTGGGATGCAGTCGATATCATTTCCTCCAGCGGATATTATCCGATCGATGAGTGGGAATTCCATCTTGATCGGATCGAGAATGTGCTGAAGAAATGGGATATGCCATTCTTCTTCATGGAAGGAGGCTGTCCTAGTCGTGTTGGCTCTAGCTTAAAACCGAATGACTGGTCTTTGCCAGGAGGTCCTTCCGAGGAGGAGCAGGAGCGTTACTACAAGGTCATGTTCGAGGCTTGCTCAAAGCGTGATTGGATGCGTGGCTATATGCTGTGGGATTGGCCTGCCAAGCTATACGACAAGAAAGATGCAGCGCAAAATTCAGATTATTGTATGTATGGGAAAAAAGCTGAAGCAGTCGTTCGCAACTATTACAACTCACGGATTTGA